A segment of the Thermus caldifontis genome:
ACCGCGGTGCCGATGGGCAGTAGGGTGCGGAAGCCCTCGGAAAGCCCGTGGAAGATGGGGGCAAGGCCTTTCGGCCTCAGTGTGGGATCCAAATACGTCAAGGCAATGAAGAAAACAAGGGCTAGGCTGGCGGCGGTGCGCACCTCGTAGCCCAGATAGAGCATGGCGATGATGAGGAGGATGGGCAGGAAGAGGGTGCTATAGCGCAGGGCGTAGGCCCTGCGGCTCATGCCCAGCTCAGCGCCCACAGGAGGCAGGCCCGCCTTGCGGGAGTAGAACTCGTTGAAGGCCAGCACGGCGGTCAGGTACAGCAAGGCTGGCCCTAAGGCCATGACGATCACCTTCAGGTAGGGGATCTGGAGGATCTCCACCATGATGAAGGCGATGGAGCCCATGACGGGTGGGGTGATGAGGGCGATGGTGCCGGCGGTGGCCACCAAACCCGCCGCCACCAGGCGGTCATAGCCCGCCCTTTCATAGAGGGGCTTGGTGAGGGCGGCTACGAACTGGGTGTCGGCGGCCCCCGATCCGGAGAACATCCCCATGAACACGCTGGCCAACCCCGTGACCCGCCCCGGGGTGGCGGGGTGCTTGCCCACCAGGGCTAAGGCCAGGTTGGCCACCACCTTTCCCAGCCCTAAGGCCCCGATCATGCCGGAAAGCAGGGTGAAGTAGACCAGGTACTTGGCGGAAACCCCGGTGATGAGGCCGTAGATGCCGGCTTCCGTCTCGTTGAAGGTCTTGCCCAGGAGAAGGTCGATTCCCTGGCGGCTTCCCTTAAAGGCCCCGGGAAAGAGGTCAGCGTAAAGGTTGTAGCTGAAGAAGAAAAGGACCAGGACGGGCATTACGGGGCCCAAAAGGCGGTAGACCAGCCCCAGGACCAGCATGATGAGCCCGAAGGACATGGCCATGTCCCAGGGCTGGGGAAGCACCGCCCGGTAGACCAGCTCCTCAAAGAAGCGGAGCTGGTAGAGGGTGGGAAAGAGGGCCAGGAGGACGGCCAAAAGATCCGCCGGGCGCTTAAGGCTGGGCAGAAGGGCCGGCAGGGCTGCCACCGCCCAATAGAGCACGCCCGTGGCCTTGGCCTCCCAGGGCAGGCTGACCCCGGGAACGCTGGGGAAGAGGAAGTTGTAAAGGGGGATGAGGGTAAAGAGGAAGAAAACCCAGGCCCCAAGGGTCCGCTTCCGAGGGAGGTAGAAGGAAACCAGATAGCCTCCCAGGAGGAGGAAGAGCACGTGGGTGCTTCGCTGGAGCTGAACGATGTCCAGGATGGGTATCTCCGCCTTGGCTAAGGGGGTGAAGGGGTGGAGGACCAGATAGAGGCTATAAAGGGCTCCAAGGATCAGGATCCAGCGGGTGAATCGGGCCAGGGGGGTGGTGGGTGAGGTTTGAGGATGCTCGAGCTCCATGGGTTCCTCCAAAAAAGCCCGGGGCCTGGAGGCTTCCAGGACACCCGGGCAGGCGCATGGCTTACTTGATGAGGCCTTTTTCCTTTAGGTACCGCTCGGCTCCCGGGTGGAAGGGGATGGGAAGTTTGCCATAGAGCTTGGCGGTGGCCTCGAGGCTGGTGTCCTTGGCGGCGGCCACGGCGGTGCGCAAGGTGTCCAGGTTCTCGAAGATGGCCTTCATGATGGCGTAGCCGGCGTCCGCGGGCAGGCTATCCGGGCAGACCACGATGTTGCCCGTGGCCAGCCCGGGCACATCGGTGCGGGTGTTGTACACGTTCTTGGGCACCTTGTAGGGCTCCACCAGGCCGGGGAACCTCTTCATGGCCACCTGGGCGGTGGTGCTCTTGGGGTCGATGGGGATCAGGTAGATGCGGTCTCCCTTGCGGGCGAGGGTTTGGGAAAGCTCCACGATGGAGCTGGTGGGGATACCGCCCACCCAGAAGAAGGCGTCCAGGGTACCCTCGGCCAAGGCCTTGGCCGCCTCGGCCACGGGCAAGCGCTCCCGCTTGGCAAAGGTTTCCGGCTTGACCCCGGCCCCCTGGAGGACCAGAAGGGCCAGGTTTTCCGTACTGGAGCCGGGCTGGCCGGTGGAGACCCGCTTGCCCTTAAGGTCTTGCACCACCTTGATGCCACTTTTTTCCGTGGTCACGATATGGATGAAGGAAGGATACATGTAAAAGAGCACCCGCTGGGTCTTGGCGGGCCGGTCTTTGAAGCGGGGCTCCTCCCCGGTGTAGGCCACGTAGGCGGAGTCGGTGGTGGTGAGGGCGCAGTAGTAGGTGGTGCCCGAGGTGCGGTCCCTTAGGAGCTGGAGGTTGTCGTAGGAACCGCCCGTCTGCACCGGCTGGGCCTCCGCCACCCCCGCTTTGTTCAGGATGTCGGCCATGGCGGTACCGTAATAGAAGAAGACCCCTCCGGTGCTGCCCGTGCCGATCACCACCTTGGGTTTCTGGGCCAGGGCGAGGCCTAGGGCCACCAAGCCGATGAGGATAAGGATTCTCTTCATGGTCACCTCCCGTATACTTTTGCGCCCCTACCCTACCCCACCGCCCTATGCCTGTCAAGGTGAGGGACGCCCCAGCATCCGCACCTGGAAGGCCCTTAGGAGGTCGGTTTTGCTGAGGATGCCCACAAGGCGGCCTTCTTCCATCACCAGGGCCCGGGCATACCCCTGTTCCGCCATGCGCTCCATGGCGGTGAGGGCGTCCTCCTCGGGGGAAAGGACCAGGGGCTCTTTGAGGTAGTGGACCACCGGGGCCACGGGGTTGGCGCCCTCCAGCCCCTCGAGGCCCACCACCCCCAAAACCTGCCCCTCCTCCACCACGGGGAAGCCGGAAACCTTGTGGACCAAGGCCAGGCTCAAGACCTCCTGGACGGGAAGGGAGGGGGGGATGACCAAGGGTTCTGGGGTCATGAGGTCCTTGACCTTGAGCCCACTTAGCGCCTGGGCCAGGAGGGTGGCCTCCACCTCGGCCCTCGAGGCCATGTACACGAAAAAGGCGATGAGGATCAGGAAGGGATTGAAGACCACCAAACCGAATAGCCCCAGGGCCCAGGCCACCGCCTGGCTTAAGGCCAGGGCCTGCCGGGTGGCCTGGAGGTAGGGTTTCCTAAAGGCCAGCAGCGCCCGGTAAACCCGCCCCCCATCCAGGGGCAGGGCGGGGAGGAGGTTGAAAAGCCCCAGCATCAGGTTCACCAAGGCCAGGTAGTGGGTGAGAAAGCCCATGGCTCCAGCCTCCAGGCGGGCCAGGCGGAAAAGGAGGGCCAGGGCAAAACTCACCGCGGGGCCCGCCAGGGCCACCCAGAGCTCCTTTTTGGGTTCTTGGGGGACGCGCTCCATCTGGGCCACGCCTCCTAAAAGCCAGAGGGTGATGCGCTTGGTCTCAATGCCAAAGCGCCGGGCGGTGAGGGCATCGCCTAGCTCGTGCAGGAGCACGGAGAAAAAAAGACCCAAGGCGGCCAAAAGGCCCAGGAGAAAGGGCCACGGGCCCTGGAGGAGGCCGGGGTCTTCCGGCAGGCCAAAAAGCTCCAGGTAGATGGGCAGGTTACTCCCAATGAGGAAGGCCAAAAGGGGCAGGATCAGGAGAAGGGAAAGGTCCAGCTGGATGGGGATCCCCAGGATGCGGAAAAGGGTTAGGCCGCGCTGGAACATGCACCAAGTATAGACGCGGGCCCCGGGAAGGCCTTGATAATGACCGGTCAGTCAGCCTTAGGATAGGGGGGTGCTGGCCCTGGCCCTCCTCAAAGACCCCCTCTACCGCTCCTACTGGCTCGCCCTTTTCACCTCCCAGATGGGCACCTGGATGCAGGCGGCGGCCCAGGCCTGGCTGGTCCTTCTCCTTACGGGAAGCGCCGAACGGCTTGGGCTGGTGGTGGCCTTGCAGTTCCTGCCCTCTTTGCTCTTCTCCCTTCCCGCTGGGGTTTTAGCGGACCGGTACCCCAAGCGGAACCTCCTCCTTTTCACCCAGGGGGGCATGATGCTCCTGGCCCTTATCATGGCCCTTTTCATCCTCATGGGATGGGTGCGCTACGGCCACGTGCTCCTCTTCGCCTTCCTCTATGGGGCCCTGAACGCCATGGACCTTCCCGTGCGCCAAAGCTTCACCGTGGAGCTGGCGGGCCGGGACCGCTACCCCGGGGCCATCGCCTTAAACTCCTTCGGTTTCAACCTGAGCCGGCTATTGGGGCCAGCCCTGGCCGGGGTCTTGATCGCCCTTTTCGGCGTGGGGGTGGCCTATCTGGCCAACGCCCTTTCCTTTCTGCCCCTTCTGTGGGTCCTCCGTCAGGTGCCCCCCGGTTCCAGGGGCGAGGAGGGGGATGGCCGCTGGTGGCGGGAAGCCCAGGAAGGCGTGCGGTTTGTCCTCCAGCATCCCCTGGTGCGCCGGGTGGTGGGGCTGGTGCTGTTTGCCAGCCTTCTGGGGATGAACTTCCAGACCCTGGTGCCCGCCTATGCCCGGTTGGTGCTGGGTCTTTCCGCCACCGGGTATGGGGCCTTGCTTTCCAGCGTGGGGCTTGGCGCCTTGGGGGCGGCCTTGGTCATGGCCTTTACCGGTAAGCCCAAGCCAAGGAGGCTACTTCTAGGGGTCTTTCTCCTTTCCTTGGCGCATCTCGGCCTTTACCTGCCCCAGGCCTCCTTGGCCTCTTTCTTTTTGGCCCTGGGGGGGTTTGGCATGATCTCCGTGCTCATCAACGCCAATACCCTGGTGCAGCTTTCCGTGCCCGACCGGATCCGGGGCCGGGTCATGGCGGTGTACAGCCTGGTGATGCTGGGAACCGGGCCTTTGGGGGCTTACCTCACCGGCTTCCTTTTTGAACATCTGGGAGGACGGCTGGCCGCCTTGGTCCTGGGGGGAGCCGTGCTCCTGGTGGGCCTGTACCAGCTGCGTGCCTGGCCTACGGAGCCCAGTCCTCCGGCCTAGGCCCGAGGCCCAAGCGCCAGGCCACCCCTTGGGCTACCCGGACTCCCGCCCTGCCGTCCCCATAGGGGTTTTTGGCCTGGCGCATGCGGGCCAGTTCCTCTGGGTTTCGCAAAAGCCCCGCCACCACCCGGTATACCCTTTCGGGATCCGTGCCCGCCAGCTTGAGGATGCCCGCTTCCAGGCCTTCCGGCCTTTCCGTCACGTTCCTGAGCACCACCACGGGAACCCCCAAGGCGGCCCCTTCCTCCTGCAGCCCCCCGGAGTCGGTGACGAGAAGGAGGCTTTCCCGCATGAGGGCGGCCATGGGCCCGTAGTCCAGGGGGTCTAGAAGGAGAAAGTTGTTCACCCCCTTCAGCACTGGGTAAACCGCCTCCCGCACCACGGGGTTCAGGTGCACGGGGTAGACGAAGGTGAGGTGGGGAAAGGCCTCGGCCACCTTCCTTAAGGCCCGGGCCAGCTCGGAAAGGATGGGCCAGTTCTCCCGACGGTGCATGGTGACGGTCACGTAGGGCCCCGGAGGAAGTCCTTGGGGAAGCTGGCCTAGCCGGGCGGCCAAGAGCACGGCATCCACCCCCGTCTGGCCGGTGACCAGGATGGTTTCCGGGGGCTTGCCTTCCCTCAACAGGTTCTCCCGCGCCAGCGGGGTGGGGGCGAAGTCCAGGTCGGTGAGGGCGTCGGTGAGGCGACGGTTGGCCTCCTCGGGGAAGGGTTCCTTGAGGTTGCCACTCCTTAAGCCCGCCTCCACATGCCCCACGGGAAGCCCCACCAGAAAGGCGGCCCAGGCCACGGCGAAGGTGGTGAGGGTGTCCCCATGGACCAGGACGTAGTCCGCCCGCATCTCCTCCAGGGCCCTTGCTGCCTGGGGCAGGATGCGGGCCGCCAGGTCGGGCAAAGCCTGGCGTTCTTGCATCACGTCCAGGTTCCTGTCCTCTTGGATGCCAAAAAGCCCCAAGGCCTGCCTGAGTTGTTCCCGGTGCTGGCCGGTGAGGAGGACCAGGGGTTTGATATGGGGGTGCTCCTTGAGGGCCAGGTAGACCGGGGCCATCTTGGTGGCCTCGGGCCGCGTGCCAAAGGCTAGGACTACCCGCTTCATGCTATTCTACCCCCCTCCAAAGGGCCCTTAAGCGGCGGTAGGTCACCCAGCCCAGGCCCGAGACCGTGGCCAGGAGGCTTGCCAGGATGGCCTCCTTGGGCATGCCCAGATAGGCCATGGCCAGGAGGTTGAAGAGGAGGGCTAGGCCCCAAAGGAGAAAGGCCACCCGCCTTTGCGAAAGCCCTCGGGCGAGAAGCCGGTGGTGGATGTGGTCCTTGCCCGGGGTGGAAAGGGGGTTTTGCCGCCTTAAGAGCCTTCGCACCACCACCTGGGTGGTGTCCAGGATGGGCAGGAGGAGGAAGAGGGCGGGCGGCAAGAGACCTAAAAAGGTGGTGAGCTTTAGGTTGCCCAGAAGGGCGGTGGCCGCCAGGGTGTAGCCCAGGAAGTAGGCCCCGGCATCCCCCAGGATGATGCGGCTGGGGTGCAGGTTGTGCCGCAGAAAGCCTAAGGCGGCCCCGGCCAGGGCCGCCAGGACCAGGGTGCCCGCCGCCCAGTAGGGAAACTGGGCGCTGACGAAAAGGAGGCTCATGGCGCTGATGTAGGCGATGCCCCCAGCCAAGCCGTCCAAGCCGTCCATCAGGTTCAAGGCGTTGGTAATGCCCACCACCCAAAGCCAGGTGAGGAAAAGCCCCAAGGCGGGGTCCAAAGGGGTGCCGAAGGCGGCCTCAAACCGCACCCCCACCGCCATGAGGAGAAGGGCCGCCAAAGTTTGGGCGAAGAGGCGGAAAAGGGGAGGAAGGCCGAACTGGTCATCGATGAATCCCACCAGCACCAGCCAGGCTCCCCCAAGCAGGATGGCAAGGATCTGGATAAGAACGTGCTCCACCAGGATAGGCCTTAGGAAGGCCGCCACCACCAGGGCCAAGACCACGCCCGCATAGACCGCAAGGCCCCCGGCGTTGGGCAGGGGCTCCCGGTTGAGGCGCCTTTCGTTGGGCATGTCCGCCCACCCTACCTTGAGGGCGAAGCGGCGCACCTGGGGCAGGAAGCGCCAGGTAAAGAAGAGGGCCAGGAGGAAGACAAAGGCCACCGTGAGCCAGCCGGTGCCCCCGGGCTCCGCCACCCCGATTTTCCTAAGGAGTTCCGTCATTTGGTCCCGTAGATGCGGTCTCCGGCATCCCCCAGGCCGGGGACGATGTAACCGTGGTCGTTCAGGCGCTGGTCGATGGCGGCCACCACCACCTCGGTGTCGGGGTGGTCCTGGGCGATGCGCTCCAGGCCCTCGGGGGCGGCGATAAGGCACATGAGCTTAATCCCCGTGGCCCCCTTTTCCTTAAGGAGGGAGAGGGCCCGGCTGGCGCTGCCTCCCGTGGCCAGCATGGGGTCCAGGAGGAAGACCCGGCGCTCGTGGATGTCGGGGGGAAGCTTGGCGTAGTACTGGACGGGCTTGAGGGACTCGGGGTCCCGGTAGAGGCCGATGTGCCCCACGCGGGCATGGGGCACCAGCTTGAGGATGCCCTCCACCATGACCAGTCCAGCCCGCAAAATGGCCACCAGGGCCAGCTTCTTCCCGGAAAGCACCTTGACCCGGGCGGGGGCCACGGGGGTTTCCACCTCTGTCTCCGTGAGTTCCAGGTCCCGCATGGCCTCGTAGGCCATGAGAAGGGATACCTCCTCGGCCAGTTCGCGGAAGTCCTTGGCGCCCGTGCGCCCGTCGCGAAGGTGGGCCAGCTTGTGCTGGACCAGGGGGTGGTCCACCAGGGTGATCCTCATCCCCCAAAGCCTAACATGCCCGGTTTCTTGGGGGAAAGCAGTCCTGGAAGAAGCCCAGGGCCCGGGGAAGCTTTTCTTTTAGGGCCTCGAGGAACCCCTCGGGCCTTTTGCTGCGGAACCAATGGAGGTCGTGGAGGTAGGTAAGGGGTACGTAAAAGGCCAGTCGCTCCCGTACCTCCCTTGGGTAGAAGCGCGCCAGGCGGAAGAGGACCTTCCGGGCGGTTTCCTCTCCCAAAAGGTCTAGGCTTCCCGTCTTGAGGAGAGCCAGGTCCCGGGCGGGATCGTCGCCGCCGGAGCGGACCCAGTCCACCAGGAGCACCTCGGGGCCTTCCTGGAAAGGGCCCTCCGGCACCTTGAGGAGGAGGTTTCCTGCCCAGGCATCCCGGTGGCAAAAGCGACGCTCTACCCCTGCCGCCATGCCCACTTCCCGCTTTAGGGCTTGGATCAGGGAGCGGGCTTCGGGTATCTCGTGGAGGCTTTCGGCGAATAGCTCAAGTCGTTCCAGAAGCTCCTGGCGGTCCACGTAGCCGGGCTCGGGCAGGCGGTGGAGGGAAAGGAAGAGGTGGGAAAGGGCGGCCAGGGCTTTGGGGGTAAAGGACTTGGGGGTAAAGGGTTCTCCCGGGAAGCGGCGGGTGATGAGGACCCCGTGCCCTGCCACCTGGGCCACCCCCAGCACAAAGCTCCCCAGGCCTGCCCGGGCCATCCTGTGGGCCTCGAGGGCCGCCAGATGGGCTTCCTTTGGGCGGTACACCTTGTAGACCTTGTCTCCATCCGTGTACACCCGGGCTTCAAAGCCGCCCAGAGGGGTAAGGCGTGGAAGGAGTTCGGGGGGAAGGAGGCCCTTCAGGGCCGAAACCGCCACGGGCTCTATTCTAACGGCCCTCCCCCCTTGGAAGCCGCCATCGGCTAACCTGGGCTCGTGGAGCTTCTTCGCCTCGAGGCCACGGTCCTCTCCTTGGGGGATCGGGTCCTTTCCTTTGACCGGGAGGGCCGGCCCTACCACTACTTCCGCCGGGGGCTCACCTACAAGCGGTCGCTGGATGGGAGCCTGCACCTCCGTTACCGGGAGGAAGCGAGGAAAAGGCACCGCTTGGGGGAAAGGGAGGCCCTGGAGGTCTACGGGGAAATCCTGGAGCTGGCGGACGCCCACCTGCAAGACCCCGTGCGCCGGGCCGAGGTCCTCCGTTGGACCCCCGAGGCGCTTCTGGACCCCACCCCCTACCGGAGGGCCTACGCCTGGCCCGTGAGCATCCTTCCCCCGGATGCCTACCTCTCCGTGGTCCTCCAGGCCACCACGGGATGCACCTGGAACCGGTGCGCCTTCTGCTCCTTCTACCAGGACCGCCCCTTTCAAAAACGAAGCCCGGAGGCTTTCCGGGAGCATGTGGAGCGGGTGTTGGAGCTACTGGGCAAGGGAAGGCTTTTGCGGAAGGGGGTTTTCCTGGGGGATGGCAATGCCCTGGCCTTAGGCGAGCCCCTTCTTCCCCTTCTGGAAGAGGTCCGCCGGACCTTTCCTGGGGAACCCATCCTGGGTTTTTTGGACCTTTTCACCGGGCTTAAGAAGGAGGTTTCTTGGTGGTTAAGGCTTCGGGACCTGGGGCTTAGGCGGGTCTATATCGGTCTGGAGACGGGACACGCTCCCCTCTTGGCCCTCCTCAATAAGCCTGGGCATCCAAGGGAGGCCCTGTCCTTGGTGCGGAGCCTAAAGGAGGCCGGATTTTCCTTGGGGGTGATCCTCATGGTGGGGGCAGGGGGCGTGGCCTATGCCGAGGCCCACCGCCAGGAAAGCCTGGCGCTTTTGGCCGAGCTCCCCTTGGGTCGGGGGGATGTGGTCTACCTGTCCCCCTTCCAGGAGGAACCCGGCACTCCTTACGCCGCCTTGGGCCTCGAGGCCCTTCCCGATGTGGAGGCGGAGCTAGCCGCCTGGGCTCAGGGGCTACGCCGGATGGGGCTAAGGGCGGCCCGGTACGACATCCGGGAGTTCCTCTACTAGGGTATACTTGGGACCATGAGCGCCGCGCACGAACGGGAACTCTACGAGGCCTGGGTGGAGCTCCTTTCCTGGATGCGGGAGTATGCCCAGGAGAAGGGGGTCCGGTTTGAGAAGGAGGCGGACTTCCCCGACTTCATCTACCGCATGGAGCGCCCCTATGACCTTCCCACCACCATCATGACCGCCTCCCTTTCCGACGCCCTGGGGGAGCCCTTTTTATTGGCGGATGTGTCCCCGCGCCACGCCAAGCTGAAACGGATTGGCCTCCGGCTTCCCCGGGCCCACGTCCACCTGCACGCCCACTATGAGCCCGGGAGGGGCTTGGTGACCGGCAAAATCCCCCTCACCAAGGAGCGTTTCTTCGCCTTGGCCGACCGGGCGCGGGAAGCCTTGGCCTTCGCCTAGCCCTCGAGGGCTTCCCATAGCTCCAGCACCACCCGGTGCAGGAGGGGGAGGCCCTTTGGGGTGGGCTTTAGGCGGGAACCCTCCACCTCCAGATAGCCTTCCTGGGCCAGGTTCCGAGCGGCATCCTCCAGCCTTGGCCGCAAGGGGAGGCCTGTTCTCCTCTCCAAGGCCTCCACATCCACCCCCTCCCTCAAGCGCAGGCCCAGCATCAGGCTTTCCTTGGCGTGCTCCAGGGGGGAGATGGCCTCCTCCTGGGGGGGTTCCCCTAGGAGCCAGCGGGGGAGGGGAGGGTTGGTGCGGCGGAAAGCGTAGACGGCTCCCATGCCCGGGTACTGGCCCGTGGCCCCAGGGCCCAAGGCCAGCCAGAAGCCGTTCCGCCAGTAGACCAGGTTGTGCTGGGCCTCCTCCTTGGGTCTAGCAAAGTTGGAAACCTCGTAGCGCCAAAGGCCGGCTTCCCCCAACACCTCCTCCGCCCTCTCCATGGCCCAGCCTTCCCTTTCCGGGTCCTCCCCCAAGCCCAAAAGGGCGAAGGGGGTACCCTTCTCCACCTGCAGGGTGTAGGCGGACACGTGCCCCACCCCTAGGAAGGCGGCCTCCTTTAGGTCCTGTTCCACGTCCTGCATGGGAAGGCCCAGGATGAGGTCCAAGGAAACCCTAAACCCCCCCTCCAAGGCCAGCTCCACGGCTTTCAGGGCCCCCTTTCGCCCATGGGCCCGGCCCAGAAACTTCAGCACCCGATCCTGGAAGCTTTGCACCCCTAGGGAGAGGCGGTTGACCCCGAGGTCTTTTAGGAGGGCAAGCCTTTGCTGGTTTAACGTGCCGGGGTTGGCCTCGAGGGTCACCTCTGCATCCGCTTCCAGCTCCCAGGGAAGGGCCTGGAAAAGGGAGACCAGTTCCCGATCCCGGAGGAAGCTCGGGGTGCCCCCGCCCAGGTAGAGGGTTTTGAGGGGCTGAGGGTGGCTTTCGTGAAGCCTTTGGGCTTCCTCGCTTAGGCGCTTTAGATAGGCCTCCACCCACCCCGGGCCTCGGCGCACCACGTGAAAGTCGCAGTAGGGGCATAGGGTGGGGCAGAAGGGGACGTGGAGGTAGAGGCTAGCCATGGCCCTGGGACATGAGGGATTCCACCCAGGCCACCCTTTGTTCCGCAAGTAGGAGGGCCTCCTTCCAATCCTCTTCCGTGGCTTCGGGGAGATCTCCGGGGTAGCGGCCTGCCACCGCAAAGGGGTTGAGGCGGGCAAGGCCTTCCAGCCTCGGGGGCACGGGAAAATGGGGACGGATAAGCTCTAAAAGTCTGCCCAGGTCGTGGGTTCGGGGAAAAGGGATGTTCCAGGCGATGAGGAGGGCTTTGAGGGCTTTTTCTGCAGCCTGCTGGGCGTCAAAGCAGGGGTCCTCCCAGGCCACCTCCGGGCTGGTCCGCCCCAGACGGGCCCGGGCTAGCCAGGCCCACGGGTCCGAGGTTTCATGCGGCATAGAGCACCCGGCCCTCCTTTAGGGCCTTTGGGTAGACGGTCATCCAGGCATTTCGGTACTTCTCCAGGTCCTCTTCGGTGGCCAGGATAAGATCCAGGCTAAAGTCCCTCTTGACCTTACTGGTGACCTCATAGAGGTCTTTCCAAGCCCGCATGGTCTTGTACTCGGGGGGCACCACGATGAGGAGGTCGTAATCGCTTTCGGGGCGGCCCTCCCCCCGGGCCCGGCTGCCGAAGAGCATGATCTTCCTCACCGGGACGGTCTTGAGGATGGCGGAAAGGACCGGCTCCAGCTCCGGGTACTCCACGCCCTTAGTCTACAAAGAGGAGGCGGAAGTCGTTGAGGTTAGTTCCGGTGGGGCCTGTGTGCAGAAGGGTTCCTGCCTGCTCAAAAAAGCCCAGGCTGTCATTGGCCTCCAGGAAGGGCCTCGGGTCCAGGCCCAACTCCCAGACTTCTGGGGTGAGCAAAGCCCCCGCTACCCCCGAGGGTCCATCCAGCCCGTCGGAATCAGCAGCCAGGGCGTAAAGGGGAGCCTCGAGGTGGGCGTAAAGGGAGAGGAGAAACTCCAGGTTCCGGCCCCCCTTGCCCTTTCCCCTCACCTGCACCTGGGCTTCCCCACCAGAGAGGAGGAAAAGGGGAGGTTTGAAGGGGAGCCCATGGGCGCGGACGGTTTCCACCAGCTCCGCATGGAAACGGGCCAAGGCCCGGGCTTCGCCGCCGAAGCGGTCGGAAAGGATCACCGCCCGGTGGCCTTGTCGCCTTAAGAAGTTTTGGGCGGCCTTGAGGAGGTCCAGGTTGCGCCCGGCGATCCGGTAGGCGAGCCGCATTAGGGCGGGGTCTTGGGGCTTCAGGGTTTCGAGAAGCCGGCCTTGTACCCCCGCCTCCAGCACCCGCCTGGCCTCGGGAAAGGCCAGGCCATACCGGTCCAGGATGGAGAGGGCCTCGAGGTACGTGCTGGGATCGGGGTGGAAGGGGCCGGAGGCGATGACCCCGGGATCGTCCCCCGGCACGTCGGAAAGAAGAAGCACCTGGACCCGGGCCGGGGTGGCCAGAAGAAGCCTTCCCCCCTTCGCCCGGGAAAGGTGCTTGCGCACGGTGTTGATCTCCTTTATGCTGGCCCCGCTCTTTAGAAGGGCCTCCGTAAGGGCCCGTTTTTCCTCCAGGGAGATCCCCTGGGGCAGGCA
Coding sequences within it:
- a CDS encoding TRAP transporter permease encodes the protein MELEHPQTSPTTPLARFTRWILILGALYSLYLVLHPFTPLAKAEIPILDIVQLQRSTHVLFLLLGGYLVSFYLPRKRTLGAWVFFLFTLIPLYNFLFPSVPGVSLPWEAKATGVLYWAVAALPALLPSLKRPADLLAVLLALFPTLYQLRFFEELVYRAVLPQPWDMAMSFGLIMLVLGLVYRLLGPVMPVLVLFFFSYNLYADLFPGAFKGSRQGIDLLLGKTFNETEAGIYGLITGVSAKYLVYFTLLSGMIGALGLGKVVANLALALVGKHPATPGRVTGLASVFMGMFSGSGAADTQFVAALTKPLYERAGYDRLVAAGLVATAGTIALITPPVMGSIAFIMVEILQIPYLKVIVMALGPALLYLTAVLAFNEFYSRKAGLPPVGAELGMSRRAYALRYSTLFLPILLIIAMLYLGYEVRTAASLALVFFIALTYLDPTLRPKGLAPIFHGLSEGFRTLLPIGTAVTAANLIFAMMVISGLPSKFSQLLQQVSGESLLLATLITAIFSLVLGMGVPPTATYVLTSALTAPAIIALARQNGIPDSAALLATHMFLFYYAVLADVTPPVALSAYAASSVFGTNPLLTGVYAARVALSKYLVGFFFLLSYSGTALLIIPVLENSPPGEAWAMVLERFFSVAAGIVYLSASAAGYTRRPLKRWEAWALGLLAVLLFVPYGLLNLVAFLLGLPFFRKGLTGAQTKA
- a CDS encoding TAXI family TRAP transporter solute-binding subunit — its product is MKRILILIGLVALGLALAQKPKVVIGTGSTGGVFFYYGTAMADILNKAGVAEAQPVQTGGSYDNLQLLRDRTSGTTYYCALTTTDSAYVAYTGEEPRFKDRPAKTQRVLFYMYPSFIHIVTTEKSGIKVVQDLKGKRVSTGQPGSSTENLALLVLQGAGVKPETFAKRERLPVAEAAKALAEGTLDAFFWVGGIPTSSIVELSQTLARKGDRIYLIPIDPKSTTAQVAMKRFPGLVEPYKVPKNVYNTRTDVPGLATGNIVVCPDSLPADAGYAIMKAIFENLDTLRTAVAAAKDTSLEATAKLYGKLPIPFHPGAERYLKEKGLIK
- a CDS encoding site-2 protease family protein, whose amino-acid sequence is MFQRGLTLFRILGIPIQLDLSLLLILPLLAFLIGSNLPIYLELFGLPEDPGLLQGPWPFLLGLLAALGLFFSVLLHELGDALTARRFGIETKRITLWLLGGVAQMERVPQEPKKELWVALAGPAVSFALALLFRLARLEAGAMGFLTHYLALVNLMLGLFNLLPALPLDGGRVYRALLAFRKPYLQATRQALALSQAVAWALGLFGLVVFNPFLILIAFFVYMASRAEVEATLLAQALSGLKVKDLMTPEPLVIPPSLPVQEVLSLALVHKVSGFPVVEEGQVLGVVGLEGLEGANPVAPVVHYLKEPLVLSPEEDALTAMERMAEQGYARALVMEEGRLVGILSKTDLLRAFQVRMLGRPSP
- a CDS encoding MFS transporter, coding for MLALALLKDPLYRSYWLALFTSQMGTWMQAAAQAWLVLLLTGSAERLGLVVALQFLPSLLFSLPAGVLADRYPKRNLLLFTQGGMMLLALIMALFILMGWVRYGHVLLFAFLYGALNAMDLPVRQSFTVELAGRDRYPGAIALNSFGFNLSRLLGPALAGVLIALFGVGVAYLANALSFLPLLWVLRQVPPGSRGEEGDGRWWREAQEGVRFVLQHPLVRRVVGLVLFASLLGMNFQTLVPAYARLVLGLSATGYGALLSSVGLGALGAALVMAFTGKPKPRRLLLGVFLLSLAHLGLYLPQASLASFFLALGGFGMISVLINANTLVQLSVPDRIRGRVMAVYSLVMLGTGPLGAYLTGFLFEHLGGRLAALVLGGAVLLVGLYQLRAWPTEPSPPA
- the wecB gene encoding non-hydrolyzing UDP-N-acetylglucosamine 2-epimerase, producing the protein MKRVVLAFGTRPEATKMAPVYLALKEHPHIKPLVLLTGQHREQLRQALGLFGIQEDRNLDVMQERQALPDLAARILPQAARALEEMRADYVLVHGDTLTTFAVAWAAFLVGLPVGHVEAGLRSGNLKEPFPEEANRRLTDALTDLDFAPTPLARENLLREGKPPETILVTGQTGVDAVLLAARLGQLPQGLPPGPYVTVTMHRRENWPILSELARALRKVAEAFPHLTFVYPVHLNPVVREAVYPVLKGVNNFLLLDPLDYGPMAALMRESLLLVTDSGGLQEEGAALGVPVVVLRNVTERPEGLEAGILKLAGTDPERVYRVVAGLLRNPEELARMRQAKNPYGDGRAGVRVAQGVAWRLGLGPRPEDWAP
- a CDS encoding MraY family glycosyltransferase codes for the protein MTELLRKIGVAEPGGTGWLTVAFVFLLALFFTWRFLPQVRRFALKVGWADMPNERRLNREPLPNAGGLAVYAGVVLALVVAAFLRPILVEHVLIQILAILLGGAWLVLVGFIDDQFGLPPLFRLFAQTLAALLLMAVGVRFEAAFGTPLDPALGLFLTWLWVVGITNALNLMDGLDGLAGGIAYISAMSLLFVSAQFPYWAAGTLVLAALAGAALGFLRHNLHPSRIILGDAGAYFLGYTLAATALLGNLKLTTFLGLLPPALFLLLPILDTTQVVVRRLLRRQNPLSTPGKDHIHHRLLARGLSQRRVAFLLWGLALLFNLLAMAYLGMPKEAILASLLATVSGLGWVTYRRLRALWRGVE
- the upp gene encoding uracil phosphoribosyltransferase, coding for MRITLVDHPLVQHKLAHLRDGRTGAKDFRELAEEVSLLMAYEAMRDLELTETEVETPVAPARVKVLSGKKLALVAILRAGLVMVEGILKLVPHARVGHIGLYRDPESLKPVQYYAKLPPDIHERRVFLLDPMLATGGSASRALSLLKEKGATGIKLMCLIAAPEGLERIAQDHPDTEVVVAAIDQRLNDHGYIVPGLGDAGDRIYGTK